The genomic segment GGACATCGACCACACACTGATCGAAACCCGCGGTGTCGGCCGCGCCATCTACGACCGGGCGTTCCCAGCGGCGACGGGACGGCCTCTGGCCAAGCTGGCGTCTATCTCCGGCCGTACGGAACTCGACATCATGCGCGAGTCGCTCCGCGTGAACGGCATCGAGCCAACGGAGGCGATGGTGAACCGCTTGGCGGCCGCGCTCACCGAAGGCTATGAGGACGCACGGGAGGAACTGGCAACGGTCGGTCGTGCACTACCTGGAGCCGAGGAGACCCTGGCCGAACTCGCGAGGAATCCGACGGTGCACCAGGCGGTGCTCAGCGGCAATCTGCGATCCGTGTCGCGCATCAAGTTGGAGGTCTTCGGGCTGAAACGCTTCCTCGACCTCGACAGCAGCGCCTACGGGGACGACCACGTGAGTCGACCTGAGCTGGTGAAGATCGCGCAGGGCCGGGCACGAGAACGCATTGGCGGCCGGTTCGACAACGCCGACACGGTGCTGATCGGTGATACGCCCAACGACGTGCAGGCCGCGTTGACCGCAGGCGTGCGAATTGTCGCGGTAGCCACGGGTAAAAGCTCCATGGACGAGTTGCGTGACGCCGGGGCGACCGTGGTGTTGCCCGAACTCACCGGCGCTGCAGCCCCGTTGTTCGGCTGAGTGGTCTGGCCCCGGTCGAGGCGGTCCGCCACGCTCGTGACCGCTCAGCGGACTTTTGTTGAGTGGAACTCCTCCAGCTTGGCGCGCACGTCACCGGAGGACTCCGGCTAGCCGTGCCACCGCCAGTCCGCGGCGGTAGTTGATGTTTCGCCTGGTCACGGCTGCTTCCGCGTAAGTTGAGTAACTCTATGTACCCGATAGGTTCAGATGGGTGAAGTTCAGCGGATTCTCTGTGCTTCGTTGATCACCTGCGCCTACCGTGATTGACCCGGGGGAGAACGAGGGGGCTTCGAAGGGACGGTGAGGGGGAGATGACCGCTCAGGTGGGAATCGCGGCGCGAGTTTCTCCGGGCCGCATTCCATCGAGGGCGGGGACCTCGGTAGGCGTACGTAGAAGAACTCGCTCCCGGCCGCGAACCGGGAGCGAGCAGCACTGTATCGGTTACTGCGTTCACCACTCCTTGCCCTCCATGCTCAACACCTCCTTCCAGCGAACGGACTGCGTGGACGCGCCGCCGGCCGGAATGGACGAGGAATTGTGCCGGTCGGGGAGCGTCCGTGGACGCAAACGACTCCAGTATGAAGGGCGAGGAACCCGTCATGCCTGAGCGTGCCGCTGAGCGCCCGAAGTGGGTGAGTAGCTGGAAACTGTGGACGCTGCCTGGCCGAGTGGTTGGCTACGTGCTCGGCACCGAAGTGGCTGCGCTCGTACTCGCCGGGGTGCTCGCGGCTTCTCAGCCAGCAAAAGGCCACGACTACGTCCGGTTCGCCCTTCTGCTCGGGCTCGGGCTGCTCGCAGCGGAAAGCACACGCCGGGTCGAGCAATTGCGTCGGCAGTTGTCGGACACCCCGCACGTGAACATGAGCTCGGTCTGGATCCTCGCGGTGACGCTGTTGACCACGCCATCGCTCGGGGCTGCTGCGGCTGTGGTGCTGTACGCGCATTTCTGGTGGCGGACCTGGCGTTACATCGCGTCGGTCCCGGCCTACCGTGCCGTGTTCAACGCCGCCATGATGGCGTTGTCGGCCTTCGCAGCCGATGCCGTTGCACACTGGTTCCCGGCGAACGACGTCCTGGACATCACCAAGCCGGAGCACTTGATCGCGCCGGTGCTGGTGATCGGCGTGTTTTGGCTGGTGAACTCGGTACTGGTCGCTGTGGTGATCTGGCTTTCTCAGGGTGAGGCCGGATGGAGTCGGCTGTTGGGTTGCTGGAGCGACAACGCGCTCGAGGTGTCCACTCTGTGTATGGGCGTGCTGACCGCGTCCCTGGTCGCCTGGCGCCCGTGGATGGTCGTGCTCGTACTGCCACCGTTGTACGTGCTGCACCGGAGCGTGCTGATCAAGCAGCTCGAACACGCCGCCACCACCGATCGGAAGACAGGGCTGCTCAACGCCACCAGTTGGCACAGCCTCGCCGACCGAGAGCTCGCCAAGGCGGCCCGTCACAGCTCGCCGTCTGCGGTGCTCATGATCGACCTGGACCACTTCAAGCGCGTCAACGACACCTATGGGCACCTGGTCGGCGATGAGGTGCTGCGGAAGGTGGCTGACACGATCCGCCAGCAG from the Amycolatopsis magusensis genome contains:
- a CDS encoding haloacid dehalogenase-like hydrolase, yielding MTAPTAPPQTLLLWDIDHTLIETRGVGRAIYDRAFPAATGRPLAKLASISGRTELDIMRESLRVNGIEPTEAMVNRLAAALTEGYEDAREELATVGRALPGAEETLAELARNPTVHQAVLSGNLRSVSRIKLEVFGLKRFLDLDSSAYGDDHVSRPELVKIAQGRARERIGGRFDNADTVLIGDTPNDVQAALTAGVRIVAVATGKSSMDELRDAGATVVLPELTGAAAPLFG
- a CDS encoding GGDEF domain-containing protein is translated as MDANDSSMKGEEPVMPERAAERPKWVSSWKLWTLPGRVVGYVLGTEVAALVLAGVLAASQPAKGHDYVRFALLLGLGLLAAESTRRVEQLRRQLSDTPHVNMSSVWILAVTLLTTPSLGAAAAVVLYAHFWWRTWRYIASVPAYRAVFNAAMMALSAFAADAVAHWFPANDVLDITKPEHLIAPVLVIGVFWLVNSVLVAVVIWLSQGEAGWSRLLGCWSDNALEVSTLCMGVLTASLVAWRPWMVVLVLPPLYVLHRSVLIKQLEHAATTDRKTGLLNATSWHSLADRELAKAARHSSPSAVLMIDLDHFKRVNDTYGHLVGDEVLRKVADTIRQQVRRHDLCGRFGGEEFVVFMPDTGRDDAVRIAERLRAAVHAIPADEKMPRVSVSIGVGTYPELGHNLEDVLLAADNALFGAKNQGRDRVVSEAAAR